In the genome of Streptomyces sp. NBC_00259, the window CCTTGAACGCGTTGGCGGTGGCGTGCGTCCCGGTGTCGTAGGTGCCGGTGCCGTCCACGAAGGTGAACACGCCGTTGTCCGGGGCCTGCTTGGCGCCGTCCGCCACGGTGATCCTGCCGTGCGCGACGGGCGACAGGAGGTACTTGCGGAACGACTCCTTGAAGCCCCAGTCCAGCGTGCCGTCCTTCAGCTCCAGCGTGGGCGCGGGCGCCGCTGCCGCGGGGGCTTTCTCCGCCGCGAGGGCGGGCAGGGCGAGAGCGGCGGCGCCGAGGGCGGCGGCCGTGGCCACGGCGGAGGCGAGTGCTATGGGGCGGGCATTGGCTGGCATGGTCGGGATCTCCTCGAAGGCATGGTGGGCCGGGGTCGGTCGGTGCGGGAAACCGCTGGATCCGGGGGGGATCCGTCTATGCGGTGGGATCGGTGGTCGTGGTGGCGCCGGTGTCCGCCGGGGCGGAGGCAGCGGACGCGGTACGGCGGCGGCGGACGGCGTACACGGCGATCGCGGCGACGACGAGCGCACCCGCTCCGGCCGGCGCCGCCGGCCTGCCGGTGGTGACGCGTGCGCACGACGTCTCGGCGGAGAGCGTGCTGTCGCTGAAGCCGACGGTCGTCCTCGCCGACACCTCCACCGGACCGGCGGAGGCCGTCGCACAGATACGGGACGCCGGGATCCCGCTGGTCGTGGTGGAGCCCGCCAAGAGCCTCGCGGACGTCGGGTCGCGGATCGGCACGGTCGCGGCGGCGCTCGGTGTGACCCCGGCCGGCGATGCCCTGAAGGCCCGTACGCAGCAGCGGATCGACGCCGTGCGGATGGAGATCCCGGCGCCGGCGAAGGACGGCGGGAAGCCGCGGGTGGCGTTCCTCTACGTGCGCGGCTCGGCGGCCGTCTATCTCCTGGGCGGGGCGGAGTCCGGGGCGAGTTCGCTGCTGGAGGCGGCCGGGGCGGTCGACGCGGGCAAGGAGTCCGGGCTGACGAAGGACTTCACCCCGATCACCAGCGAGGCGCTCGCGAAGGCCGCGCCGGACGCGATCCTCGTCATGAGCAAGGGCCTCGACTCCGTGGGCGGGGTCGACGGCCTGGTGAAGATCCCCGGAGTCGCCGAGACACCGGCCGGAATGGACCGCAGGGTGGTCTCGATCGAGGACGGGGTGCTGCTGAACTACGGGCCGCGCACCGACCAGGTGCTGAGTTCGCTGGTGGGGCAGTTGTACGGGAACGTGAAGTGACGGCCTCGACGGCTCCGGTGCCGTCCACCGGCACGACACCCCTGGAGCCGCCCGACTCACCCCCGCACCCGTCCCCGCACAGGGGTGCCCGGCGCGGCGCCGCGTACGTCCTCACCATCGGCCTCGCCGGTGCGCTGCTCCTGCTGTGTCTGCTGTCCGCCGGGCTCGGGGCCTACGACCTCCCCCTCGGGGACGTTCTCGCCTCCGTCCAGCACCGGATCGGTCTCGGCGGACATCCGCTGGACCGGGCCGCGGAGAGCGTCCTGTGGAACATCCGGCTGCCGCGGGTCGTCCTCGCGCTCCTCGTCGGGGCGTCGCTGGGATGCGCGGGCGCGCTCATGCAGGGCGTGTTCGGCAATCCGCTGGCCGAGCCGGGGGTCATCGGGATCTCGTCGGGCGCGGCGGTGGAGGCGGTCGGGGCGATCGCGCTGGGACTGAGCTTCTTCGGCGGCTGGACGGTGACGGTCTGCGCGTTCGTGTCCGGGCTCGGCACGGTGCTGCTGGTGTACGCGGTGTCGCGTTCCGGCGGCCGTACGGAGGTCGTGACGCTGATCCTCACCGGGATCGCGGTGAACGCGTTCGCCGGGGCGACGATCGGGCTCTTCGTGTTCTTCGCGGACAACGCGCAGATCACCCAGATCACCTTCTGGCAGCTCGGCTCGCTGGCGCAGGCGACGTGGCCGAAGGTGCTCGCGGTGCTGCCGTTCGCGGTGGCCGGCCTGATCGTCGCGCCGCTGTACGCCCGCAGGCTCGACCTCCTCTCGCTCGGTGAACGCCCGGCCAGGCACCTGGGGGTGGAGGTGGAGCGGCTGCGCGTGGTGCTGATCCTGGTGGTGGCGCTGCTCACGGCGGCGGCGGTCGCGGTGTCGGGCATCATCACCTTCGTCGGACTGCTCGTCCCCCACCTCCTGCGCATGGCGAACGGTCCCGGGCACCGTTTCCTGGTCCCGGGCAGCGCGCTCGGCGGCGCGGTGGTCCTGGTCGCGGGCGACCTCGCCGCCCGCACGGTCGCGGCCCCCGCGGAACTCCCGCTCGGGGTCCTGACGGCGCTGTTCGGCAGCCCCTTCTTCTTCTGGCTCCTGCGCAGGACGCGCCGTACCCAGGGCGGCTGGGCGTGACCCTTCCCACCGGCCCACCCCTCCCCCGCACACAAGGCGGTTCCGCGTGATCAACGTGCTTCTTCCACGGCGGGGTCGGGATCTGCCGCCCCGCCCCTCTCCCGGAGACCTGCTCGCGGAGGCCCGTGGGCTACGGGTCAGGCTCGGGCAGCGGGAGGTGGTGGCCGGCGTCGGTCTCAGGGTGTGCGCGGGGGAGGTCGTCGCGCTGGTCGGCCCCAACGGGGCCGGGAAGTCGACGCTGCTGAGTGCGCTCGGCGGGGATGTCGCGCCGGCCGCGGGTGAGGTGCGCGTCGGCGGACGGCCCGCGCCGGACTGGTCCGCGCCGGAGCTCGCGCTGCGTCGCGCCGTCCTGCCGCAGGCCGCCACGCTGTCGTTCCCGTTCCCCGTCGAGGACGTCGTGCGGATGGGCCGCGCGCCCTGGGCGGGTACCGCCCGCGAGGACGAGGACGACGCGGCGGTCGGGGCCGCGATGGCGGCGACCGAGACCGCCGAGTTCGCCGCCCGGCCGTTCTCCGCGCTGTCCGGCGGTGAGCGCGCCCGTGTCGCGCTGGCCCGCGTACTCGCCCAGCGGGCACCGCTGTTGCTGCTGGACGAGCCGACCGCCGCGCTCGATCTGCGCCACCAGGAACTGGTCCTGCGCATCTGCCACGAACGGGCCGCCGCGGGCGACGCGGTCGTCGTCGTCCTGCACGACCTCGGCCTCGCCGCGGCGTACGCCGACCGCGTCGCCGTGCTCCGCGGCGGGCATCTCGCCGCGGAGGGCCGGCCCGCCGAGGTGCTCCGGGACGAACTGCTCAGCGACGTCTACCGGCAGCCGGTCGAGGTCCTGCCGCATCCCCGCACAGGGACGCCGCTCGTCCTGCCGAAACGTGACGCTTGACCAGCACTTGACCCGCCCGAGGGGGGCTCATGGCCGAGCCGTTACTGCCTCGTTTCCTCCACCGGAAGGTGAGAGCTGAATCACTGGACGAGCAGGTACCGATCAGGTAAGGCTCGGTTAAGTTAGGCCCGCCTCACCAGCCACCACCCCACACGTTCCCGTCCTTCCGTGGAGCCCGTTATGCGACCCGCCCGCCTCTCCGTCGTCACCGCCGTCGCCGCCGTGACCGCTCTCACCGCCGTCACGGGCTGCGCAGAGAAGAGCGACGCCAAGGGCGGCGGCCACGACGCCATCGCCGTCACCGCGAAGGACGACTCCTGCGAGGTGTCCAAGAAGGAGTTCCCGGCCGGGCACGTCCAGTTGGACATCGAGAACAAGGGCTCCAAGGTCACCGAGGTCTACATCCTCTTCCCCGACGACCGCATCGTCACCGAGCGCGAGAACATCGGCCCGGGCACCAAGGCGAGCCTCACGGCCGAGGTGAAGGCCGGTGACTACGAGATCGCCTGCAAGCCCGGCATGAAGGGCGACGGCATCCGCCAACAGGTCAAGGCGACGGGCGGCAACGCCGCCAAGCGCTCCCCGGAGATGGACGAGGCGGTCGCCCGGTACCGCACGTACGTGCAGCAGCAGGCCGACGAGACGCTGCCGAAGGTGAAGGTGTTCACCGACGCCGTCCGCGCCGGCGACATCGAGGCGGCGAAGAAGGCGTACGCGGACTCCCGGATCGGCTGGGAGCGCACCGAGCCGGTCGCCGAGTCGTTCGGCGACATCGACCCGAAGGTCGACCTCCGCGAGGACGGCGTGGCGGATCTGAAGCCGGGCGAGAAGTGGACCGGCTGGCACCGCCTGGAGAAGGCCCTGTGGCAGGACAAGAAGCTCGGCGCCGAGGAGAAGACGTTCGCCGACACGCTCGACAAGGACCTCGCGGACTGGGTGAAGCGCGTCGGCACCGCCGAGATCACGCCCACATCGATGGCGAACGGCGCCAAGGAACTCCTCGACGAGGTCGCCACCGGCAAGGTCACGGGTGAGGAGGAGCGTTACTCCCACACCGACCTGGTCGACTTCAAGGCGAACGTCGAGGGCGCGCAGAAGTCGTACGAGCTGCTGAAGCCGGTCGCGTCGAAGAACGACCCGCAGCTGGTCGCCGAGCTCGACAAGCAGTTCGCCGCGCTGAACGGGCTGCTCGACAAGTACCGCACGGACAAGGCCTCGTACGTCTTCACCTCGTACGACAAGGTCGACGGGGCGCAGCGCAAGGAGCTGTCCGACGGTGTGAACGCCCTGGCCGAGCCGCTCTCCAAGCTCGCCGCGGCCGTGGTCAAGTAAGGGGAGGGGACACGATGGCCGAGGACACGATGGCCGAGGACACCACGGACCGGACCGGGCCGGCACAAGCCGCCGCGACCCCGGCCGCACCCTCGCGGCGCGCCCTGCTCGGCTGGGGCGGTGCCGGGCTCGCGTTCGGTGCCGCCGCGGCCGGCGGCACGGTCGCGGCCGTGACGGGCGGCGGTGAGGACCGGACCGTACCCGCCGCCATGAGCGGTGCGGCGGTGCCGTTCCACGGGACGCACCAGGCCGGCATCGCCACCGCCGTGCAGGACCGGCTGCACTTCGCGTCCTTCGACGTGAAGACCGAGGACCGCGCGGAGCTGGTCCGGCTGCTGAAGGACTGGACACGGGCCGCCGAGCGGATGACGGCCGGGCAGGCCGTCGGCGACGGCGCCTACGGCGGTCTCGCCGAGGCGCCGCCGGACGACACCGGTGAGGCGCTGGGCCTGAAGCCCTCCCGGCTCACGCTCACCATCGGCTTCGGCCCCGCCCTCTTCGACGGCCGCTTCGGGCTGAAGGAGCACAGGCCGGCGGCCCTCGTCGAGCTGCCCAGGTTCAAGGGCGACAACCTCGATCCGGCGCGCAGCGGCGGCGATCTGTGCGTCCAGGCGTGCGCGGACGATCCGCAGGTCGCGGTGCACGCGATCCGCAATCTCGCCCGGATCGGCTTCGGCAAGGTCGCGGTCCGCTGGTCGCAACTGGGCTTCGGCAAGACGTCGTCGACGACGCCCGAGGAGCAGACGCCGCGCAACATGATGGGCTTCAAGGACGGCACCCGGAACATCTCGGGCACGGACTCCGCGGCCCTGGACCGGCATGTGTGGGTGTCGCGGAAGGACGGCCCGGCCTGGATGGCGGACGGTTCGTACCTCGTGGCCCGCCGGATCCGGATGAACATCGAGACCTGGGACCGTACGTCGCTGCAGGAGCAGGAGGACATCTTCGGCCGCGACAAGGGCGAGGGCGCCCCGGTCGGCAGGGCCAAGGAGCGCGACGAGCCGTTCCTGCCCGCCATGCTGCCGACGGCGCACGTGCGCCTCGCGCATCCCGACACCAACGGCGGGGCGAGGCTGCTGCGCCGTGGCTACTCCTTCACGGACGGCACGGACGGTCTCGGCCGGCTCGACGCGGGCCTGTTCTTCCTCGCCTACCAGCGGGACGTCGAGGCGGGCTTCGTGCCGGTGCAGCGGAGTCTCGCCGCGAGCGACGACCTCAACGAGTACATCCAGCACGTGGGTTCGGCGCTGTTCGCGATCCCGCCGGGCGTCCGGGACGAGGACGACTGGTGGGGCCGGGCGCTGTTCTCCTGAGCGGAAGGAACCCTCTGTGTTCGGCAACTATCTGATCGGCCTGCGCGAGGGGCTGGAGGCCGGTCTGGTCGTCTGCATCCTCGTCGCGTATCTCGTGAAGACGGACCGCCGGGACGCCCTGAAACCGATCTGGATCGGTGTCGGGGTGGCCTGCGCCGTGTCGCTCGCGTTCGGCGCCGCCCTCGAATTCGGCTCGCAGGAGCTGACGTTCGAGGCGCAGGAGCTGCTCGGCGGCTCCCTGTCGATCGTCGCGGTCGGCCTGGTCACCTGGATGGTCTTCTGGATGCGGCGCACCGCGCGGCATCTGAAGGCCGAGCTCCACGGCAGACTGGACACCGCGCTGCAGATGGGCACGGGTGCGCTGGTCGTCACGGCGTTCCTGGCGGTGGGCCGGGAGGGTCTGGAGACGGCGCTGTTCGTCTGGGCGTCGGTGCGCGCGGCCACGGACGCGAGCGGCTCGTCGGGCCCGCTGACCGGGGTGCTGCTCGGGATCGCGTCCGCGGTGCTGCTGAGCTGGCTGTTCTACCGGGGCGCGCTGCGGATCAATCTGTCGAGGTTCTTCACCTGGACGGGCGGGATGCTGGTCGTCGTTGCCGCCGGTGTGTTCGCGTACGGCGTGCACGACCTGCAGGAGGCCCGGTTCCTGGGCGGTCTCGCGGACAAGGCGTTCGACATCAGCGCCACGATTCCGCCGGACAGCTGGTACGGCACCCTGCTGAAGGGTGTGTTCAACTTCCAGCCGGACCCGACGGTCCTCCAGGTCACGGTGTGGGCGCTGTATCTGATCCCGACGCTCGCACTGTTCCTGGCCCCGGTAGGGTTCGGACGGTCAGTGCGGGGCGAGGAGCAGAAGGCAACCGATGAGCAGGCTGGGTCGGGCGGCGACGGGGCTCGCGGCAGTGACGGTGCTGTCGCTGGCGGCGAGCGGGTGCGTGACGGTTCACGGCGAGCTGGAGGTCGTACCGTCCGCGACGAAGGCTGAGGCCGCGCAGGCGCTGAAGGACTTCACCGCCGCGTACAACAGGGCGGACAAGGCCTACGATCCCGCGCTCAACGCGGGCCGGGTCACGGGTGCGCTCGGAGCGATCAACCAGGCGGGGCTGAAGGCGCGCAGCATCACGACGCCGGGCGGCAATCCGCAGCACCGTCCGCTGGAGCTGACGGACGCGACGTTCCACGTCCCGAAGAAGGCGGGCTGGCCGCGCTGGTTCCTGGCGGACGTCGACAGCAACCGCGACACCGACTCCGGCGATCAGGACACCCGCTGGCTGATGGTGTTCGTCAAGAACGGCAAGAACCAGCTGTGGGAGGCCGCGTATCTGGCGATCGTGTCGCCGGGTTCGGTGCCGAAGTTCCTCACCGACAAGGACGGTTGGGTGGAGCCGGTGGCCGCGGACTCCGCGCGGACGGCGGTCGCGCCGCGGGACCTGAGCGAGGAGTACGCCTCGTACCTGCAGACCGGCAAGCCGGAGCACTTCGCCCAAGGCACGCACACGACCGGGTGGCGGCAGGCGCGCGAGCAGAACGAGCGGCGTCCGGGGCTGCAGACGCAGTACGTCGACCAGGCGCTGGACACCGGGGACTTCGCGCCGCTGGGGCTGGCCACGGAGGACGGCGGGGCGCTGGTGTTCTTCGCGCTGCGCTACTTCGACCAGCAGACGGCGGCGAAGGGCTATCGGCCCAAGGTCGGCCCGGATGTGCGGGCGCTGCTGTCCGGGCAGGTGAACCGCACGCTCACGAAGGAGTGGGTGTCCAGCCAGGCGGTCATGCTGGCGCCGAGCGGTGGGACCGGTCCGTCGGTGCGGATCGTGAGCAGGCTGCAGGGTGTGACGTCGGCGAAGGGGTCCTGAGCCCCCCCCCGGCCGGTGCCCGGGCTCCTGGGACCCCGGCCCGTGCCCGTGCCCGGGCTTCCAGGCCCCCGGCCGGTGCCCGGCCGACGGCGCCCGCAGGCCAGGGGGACGTCCTCAGCGGCTCAGCGGCCACGCCACCGAGTGGTGGTCCAGGCCCTGCGAGTCCGCCTCCTGCGCGTACTTCGTGCAGGCGTCGGCGAGCGCCTCCAGCAGCGTCAGCGGGTCCGGCAGCGGATGCTCCGGGCCGCGCGCCCAGCTGATGACGACGTCGTCGGCAAGTCGCGCGGGCGGTACGAGGACATAGCTGCCGCGGCTGTGCCAGCGAAGGCCGGGATGCTCGTCCATCGTCTCGGGATGGCAGTCCAGTTCACAGGGCCACCACTCGTCCTCGACCTCGGGAGTGCCGCGGGTGGCGGTGAAGAACAGCATCCGCCCGTCACCCGACTCGGCGACCGGTCCGACGTCGATGCCCTCCGCGAGCAGCCGCTCCAGGGCGGCACGGCCGGCTTCCAGCGGTACGTCGAGGACGTCGTGGACCATGCCGGTCGCGGTGATGAAGTTGGCCTCGGGCTGGTCGTCCGCCCAGCGCTCGATCGTGTCGCGGTCGGTCGTGGACTGGGTCTGCCACGCGAACGAGACGGGATGCCGGGCCGGAGTGGGACAGCCGATGCGCTCACAGGAACAGCTGTAGCCCGCGGGGTACGCGGCGGGCGCGAGCGGCAGTCCGGCGGCGGCGGTGGCGAGGAGCAGGTCCAGACGGGCCGATTCGCCCTCGGCGGCGTCCTCCCGGGGGCGTCTGCGCAGCCACTGCGGCAGCCGGTTCTCCCAGGACAGCCTGCTCTCCGTGCCGCGGTAGCGGCCGATACCGTCGCCCATCTATCCCCTCACACCTCAATGCTCGCCCCGGTCCGCGCGGTGGAACCGCGCATCGACGCTGGTGCCATCGTCCCACCATCGGGCGCGCCCGGCCGCCGCACCCCCCGATCGAGTGGCCGCTTCCTGGTCAGGGCCGGGGCGCGAGGCCGTACAGCGCGTACTCGACGACCTCGTCCGCGTACGCGTGGGTGAGCGGGAGGGTCCGCAGCAGCCAGCGGTGCGCGAGGGGTCCGACGAGGAGTTCCAGGGCGATACGGGGGTCGACGCCGGCGCGTACGTGGCCGGCGTCCTGGGCGCTGCGCAGTCGGTGCACGTACAGCTGGAGCTGCGGTTCGAGGAGTCTGCCGACGAACTCGGCGGCGAGCCCGGGATCGACGACGCTCTCCGCCGCGAGGGCGCGGGCGGGGGCGTCGTAGGGCGGGGAGTTGAGCTCGTCGACGGTGGCGCGCATCACGAGCTTGAGGTCCGCCTCCAGGTCACCGGTGTCGGGGATCAGGGGCTCGCCCTGCGCGGCCTGCTCGGCGACGTCGAGGAAGGCTTCGAGCAGGACCGCGGCCTTGGAGGGCCACCAGCGGTAGATGGTCTGCTTGCCGACCCCGGCGCGGGCGGCGATACCCTCGATCGTCGTCCTGGCGTATCCGGTCTCGCCGACGAGGGCGAGGGCGGCCTCGTAGATGGCGCGACGGGAGCGCTCGCTGCGGCGGGAGGAGTCGGGCTTCTTGCTCTCGGCCATGGACTCAATCTAGCAACAAACGCGACGATACGTATCGTCTTGGTCGACCCGCGCACCGCCTGGATCCGGCCGGATTCCCGCCGGTTCCCGCCCCGTTCCCGACCGGTTCCCGCAGCGCCCCTGCTCGGGCCGGGGTGACGACCGGGTGACCACTGGCGTACGTCTGATGAACCACCCGTTCGGATCACAGCGCGACGGCCGCGGACGACGCACCATGGCTCCAGCACAACTGTGCGCCCAGACGCTCGTGAGGAGCCCGCATTGCCTCGTGACGCCAGATCCCGCCGCTACCTGATGTGCCCACCCACGCACTTCGAGGTGACGTACTCCATCAACCCCTGGATGGACCCCGGGAAGCCCGTCGACCTGTCACTGGCGCTGGCCCAGTGGGAGGACCTGCACGACCGCTACCGCGCGCTCGGCCACACCGTGGAACTGCTGGAGCCCCGCGAGGACCTGCCCGACATGGTCTTCGCCGCGAACGGCGCGACCGTCGTCGACGGACGGGTGCTCGGCGCGCGCTTCGCGTACCGGGAACGGACCGCGGAGGCCGAGGAGCACCTGGAGTGGTTCCGCGCCCACGGCTTCACCGAGATCCACGAGCCCTCGCACGTCAACGAGGGCGAGGGCGACTTCGCGGTGACCTCGGCGTATCTGCTGGCGGGGCGGGGCTTCCGGTCCAGCTCGCTCGCCCACGACGAGGCGCAGGAGTTCTTCGGGCGACCGGTGATCGGGCTGGACCTGGTGGACCCGCGCTACTACCACCTGGACACCGCGCTGTCCGTCCTCGACGACGAGACGAACGAGATCATGTACTACCCCGGCGCGTTCTCCCCCGGCAGCCGCGCCGTCCTCGCCCGCCTCTTCCCCGACGCCCTCATCGCCCGCGAGGCGGACGCGGCGGCCTTCGGACTCAACGCGGTGAGCGACGGCCGCCACGTCCTGCTCCCCCAGGCGGCCCTGGGCCTCTTCGAGCCCCTGCGGGCCCGTGGCTTCGAGCCGATCGGGCTGGACACGGGCGAGCTGCTGAAGGGCGGCGGCAGCGTCAAGTGCTGTACGCAGGAGCTGCGCCCCTGACCCGCCCGCGGGGAGGGTACGGAGTCACCCCGTGCCCCCCGCACCGTGCCACCGGTCAGTCCGCCGGAGGCGGGGGCCAGGCGTCGCCCCAGGAGGCGTCGCGGGCCGCGCGGTACAGCGCGCCGTGGCGTTTGGAGATCGTCTCGCGGTGGAGGGTTTCGTCGGAGGCGCAGAGCTCCAGCAGGACCTGGCCCTTGCGGATCTGCGGCCTGCGGGTCACCCGGGCCGGCGCCGGAGCCACCGGGAACCGTGTCGCGGCGACGTAGCTGAACTTCTCGTCCTCGTACGGCAGCGACCCGCCCTTCACCCGGCGGTGCAGCGACGACCTGCTCACCCGCGCGGCGAAGTGGCACCAGTCGGTGCCCGGCACGATCGGGCAGCGCTCGCTGTGCGGGCACGGCGCCGCCACCCGCAGCCCGGCCCCGATCAGCTGGTCGCGTGCCGCGATGATCCGCTCGTAGCCGTCCGGTGTGCCCGGCTCGACGATCAGGACCGCCTGCCCCGCCGCCGCGGCCTGGCCGACGACCGCCGTCCGGTCCGCCTCGTCGAGTTCCTTCAGCACGTACGAGACCGTGATCAGGTCCGCCGGCTCCAGCCGCATCGCGTCACCGATCCGCGCCCGCTGCCACCGCGCGCCCCGCAGCGCCGCGGAGTCCGCGCCCGCCGCCAGTTCGCGCCCGAGCGCCAGCGCTGGCTCGGCCCAGTCGAGCACGGTGGTGCGGTGCCCGCCCTCGGGCCAGGCGTCGGCGACGGCCCAGCTCGCCGCGCCCGTACCGCCGCCGATGTCGGTGTGCGTCGCGGGCACCCACGAGGGCGCCGCCGCCCGGAGCGCCGCGAGCGCGGACCGTACCGCCTCGAACGTCGCCGGCATCCGGTACGCGGCGTACGCGGCGACGTCCGCGCGGTCGCGCAGCACCGGCGCGTCGGTCGGTGTGTCCCCCCGGTAGCTGGCGATCAGCCGCTCCACGGCCTGGGCGGCACGCCCCTGCGGCAGACCGTCGAGAAGGTCGGCGAGGGCATCGGGGAGGGTGGTGTTCACCGGCAAATTCTAGGCATGGATCGGCTCACCCGCCCGTGCCGAACCGAGAAGGAACGACGACAGGGCCGAACTCCTCGGCGCACCCCGCCAGTTGCTAACCTGACGGCCGTTGTCCGACGGCCGTCGCGCGGCGGCAGTGCTCATCGGGGGGACCATGGGACAGAGGGTCGTACGCATGGCCCTGGTGGCCGGTATCGCCGTACTCGCGCTGATCCTGCTGCTCGCCACCTGCGGCGGCGAAGGCGGCAAGGACGGCGGGGACGACGAACCCGGCGGGAAACCGAAGAAGCCGGTGAAGCGGAGCACCGGCCCGGCCACGCAGCTCACCGTCCCCGGCGCGTACGACACCGCCAGGGGCTGGGAGATCTCCGACGCCTCCCCGGACCACGCCCTCGCCCGTGAGACCGGGCTGATCGCCTACCTCGAACGGGTGAAGGACGACCGTTTCCGGCTGCGCACGCTGAGCGCCCGCAGCGGCCGGCCCGACTGGTCGGGCGAGCCGTTCTTCCCGCTGGCCGGCCCGGAGAACTTCCCGCAGCTGCTGTCCGTCACGAAGGACAGCCGGCAGTTCTTCGTCGTGTGGTCCTACGGGAAGACCGGGCGCGACTCCCCCACCCCCACCGGCACCTTCGTCTCCGTCGACATCTACGACGCCGCGGACGGCTCCCGGCAGCGCGTCGAGGTGCCCTGGACCGGTGCGCCGACGGTCTCCGGCGCCGGGCCGGGCGTCCTCATCGGCGACGGGGGCGCCCGCAGCGCGGTCGTCGACCCGGACAGCGGCGAGGTGTCCCTGGTCGCGCCGAAGGACCTGCGCCCTCCGAAGGGCTGCGTCACCTGCCGGCAGCTGACGGAGGTCCACGGGCTCACCGCGAAGGGGCTACTGGTGGGCGGTGCCCGGGAGTTCTGGGTGCGCGACGGGTGGTTCAGCCGGAACGTCGCGCCGCCCGGCGCGGACCGCGCGTACGGCGTGCCGGTGTCCCTGGCCTCCGACCGGCTGCTGGTGCGCTGGCACA includes:
- a CDS encoding FecCD family ABC transporter permease — protein: MEPPDSPPHPSPHRGARRGAAYVLTIGLAGALLLLCLLSAGLGAYDLPLGDVLASVQHRIGLGGHPLDRAAESVLWNIRLPRVVLALLVGASLGCAGALMQGVFGNPLAEPGVIGISSGAAVEAVGAIALGLSFFGGWTVTVCAFVSGLGTVLLVYAVSRSGGRTEVVTLILTGIAVNAFAGATIGLFVFFADNAQITQITFWQLGSLAQATWPKVLAVLPFAVAGLIVAPLYARRLDLLSLGERPARHLGVEVERLRVVLILVVALLTAAAVAVSGIITFVGLLVPHLLRMANGPGHRFLVPGSALGGAVVLVAGDLAARTVAAPAELPLGVLTALFGSPFFFWLLRRTRRTQGGWA
- a CDS encoding heme ABC transporter ATP-binding protein, giving the protein MINVLLPRRGRDLPPRPSPGDLLAEARGLRVRLGQREVVAGVGLRVCAGEVVALVGPNGAGKSTLLSALGGDVAPAAGEVRVGGRPAPDWSAPELALRRAVLPQAATLSFPFPVEDVVRMGRAPWAGTAREDEDDAAVGAAMAATETAEFAARPFSALSGGERARVALARVLAQRAPLLLLDEPTAALDLRHQELVLRICHERAAAGDAVVVVLHDLGLAAAYADRVAVLRGGHLAAEGRPAEVLRDELLSDVYRQPVEVLPHPRTGTPLVLPKRDA
- the efeO gene encoding iron uptake system protein EfeO, encoding MRPARLSVVTAVAAVTALTAVTGCAEKSDAKGGGHDAIAVTAKDDSCEVSKKEFPAGHVQLDIENKGSKVTEVYILFPDDRIVTERENIGPGTKASLTAEVKAGDYEIACKPGMKGDGIRQQVKATGGNAAKRSPEMDEAVARYRTYVQQQADETLPKVKVFTDAVRAGDIEAAKKAYADSRIGWERTEPVAESFGDIDPKVDLREDGVADLKPGEKWTGWHRLEKALWQDKKLGAEEKTFADTLDKDLADWVKRVGTAEITPTSMANGAKELLDEVATGKVTGEEERYSHTDLVDFKANVEGAQKSYELLKPVASKNDPQLVAELDKQFAALNGLLDKYRTDKASYVFTSYDKVDGAQRKELSDGVNALAEPLSKLAAAVVK
- the efeB gene encoding iron uptake transporter deferrochelatase/peroxidase subunit encodes the protein MAEDTTDRTGPAQAAATPAAPSRRALLGWGGAGLAFGAAAAGGTVAAVTGGGEDRTVPAAMSGAAVPFHGTHQAGIATAVQDRLHFASFDVKTEDRAELVRLLKDWTRAAERMTAGQAVGDGAYGGLAEAPPDDTGEALGLKPSRLTLTIGFGPALFDGRFGLKEHRPAALVELPRFKGDNLDPARSGGDLCVQACADDPQVAVHAIRNLARIGFGKVAVRWSQLGFGKTSSTTPEEQTPRNMMGFKDGTRNISGTDSAALDRHVWVSRKDGPAWMADGSYLVARRIRMNIETWDRTSLQEQEDIFGRDKGEGAPVGRAKERDEPFLPAMLPTAHVRLAHPDTNGGARLLRRGYSFTDGTDGLGRLDAGLFFLAYQRDVEAGFVPVQRSLAASDDLNEYIQHVGSALFAIPPGVRDEDDWWGRALFS
- the efeU gene encoding iron uptake transporter permease EfeU, producing the protein MFGNYLIGLREGLEAGLVVCILVAYLVKTDRRDALKPIWIGVGVACAVSLAFGAALEFGSQELTFEAQELLGGSLSIVAVGLVTWMVFWMRRTARHLKAELHGRLDTALQMGTGALVVTAFLAVGREGLETALFVWASVRAATDASGSSGPLTGVLLGIASAVLLSWLFYRGALRINLSRFFTWTGGMLVVVAAGVFAYGVHDLQEARFLGGLADKAFDISATIPPDSWYGTLLKGVFNFQPDPTVLQVTVWALYLIPTLALFLAPVGFGRSVRGEEQKATDEQAGSGGDGARGSDGAVAGGERVRDGSRRAGGRTVRDEG
- a CDS encoding bifunctional DNA primase/polymerase, whose amino-acid sequence is MGDGIGRYRGTESRLSWENRLPQWLRRRPREDAAEGESARLDLLLATAAAGLPLAPAAYPAGYSCSCERIGCPTPARHPVSFAWQTQSTTDRDTIERWADDQPEANFITATGMVHDVLDVPLEAGRAALERLLAEGIDVGPVAESGDGRMLFFTATRGTPEVEDEWWPCELDCHPETMDEHPGLRWHSRGSYVLVPPARLADDVVISWARGPEHPLPDPLTLLEALADACTKYAQEADSQGLDHHSVAWPLSR
- a CDS encoding TetR/AcrR family transcriptional regulator, whose translation is MAESKKPDSSRRSERSRRAIYEAALALVGETGYARTTIEGIAARAGVGKQTIYRWWPSKAAVLLEAFLDVAEQAAQGEPLIPDTGDLEADLKLVMRATVDELNSPPYDAPARALAAESVVDPGLAAEFVGRLLEPQLQLYVHRLRSAQDAGHVRAGVDPRIALELLVGPLAHRWLLRTLPLTHAYADEVVEYALYGLAPRP
- the ddaH gene encoding dimethylargininase; this encodes MRPDAREEPALPRDARSRRYLMCPPTHFEVTYSINPWMDPGKPVDLSLALAQWEDLHDRYRALGHTVELLEPREDLPDMVFAANGATVVDGRVLGARFAYRERTAEAEEHLEWFRAHGFTEIHEPSHVNEGEGDFAVTSAYLLAGRGFRSSSLAHDEAQEFFGRPVIGLDLVDPRYYHLDTALSVLDDETNEIMYYPGAFSPGSRAVLARLFPDALIAREADAAAFGLNAVSDGRHVLLPQAALGLFEPLRARGFEPIGLDTGELLKGGGSVKCCTQELRP
- a CDS encoding small ribosomal subunit Rsm22 family protein — translated: MNTTLPDALADLLDGLPQGRAAQAVERLIASYRGDTPTDAPVLRDRADVAAYAAYRMPATFEAVRSALAALRAAAPSWVPATHTDIGGGTGAASWAVADAWPEGGHRTTVLDWAEPALALGRELAAGADSAALRGARWQRARIGDAMRLEPADLITVSYVLKELDEADRTAVVGQAAAAGQAVLIVEPGTPDGYERIIAARDQLIGAGLRVAAPCPHSERCPIVPGTDWCHFAARVSRSSLHRRVKGGSLPYEDEKFSYVAATRFPVAPAPARVTRRPQIRKGQVLLELCASDETLHRETISKRHGALYRAARDASWGDAWPPPPAD